DNA from Taeniopygia guttata chromosome 28, bTaeGut7.mat, whole genome shotgun sequence:
TCCACCCCCAAAGTGACCTTGGGGACGTCacctctctgtgcctcagtttcccccagcTGGAAAATAGGGGTGGGGGGGTCTGGCGGGGGGGGGGCACCCCTGGATGCAATACTGAGCCCATCCCCCACCCCCGGGGTGGgtcaggacccctccccacagccctggacCCCCCCCCGGGTCCGGTTCTGTTCCACCCGCGGTGTTGGGGGGGGGGAGATTTGCAGgaattttgagttttttgggggattttggggggggctGAGGCGCAAATTAAAGGAGCCTGAACTGGACGTGTCACTCTCTGCTCGGCCTGGagggtctggggggattttgggggctttggggggatttggggcattttagggtggtttgggggcaattttggggcggttttgtagggatttttgggtgttggggaggattttaggggatttttgaggttttggggCGTATTTAAgaggatttttaaggttttggggcggattttgggggacCCCTGACCCAGAAGtgttggggacactcaggggggTGGGGAGGTGGTGGCCCCGTGGTGGCCCCGTGCGACAAtcgggggaaactgaggctgTCAATGATTAACGCGCGGTGCCTGGCGGCGGTGGCGCTGCTAGTGGCACCGCTGGTGGCACCGCTGGTGGCAccactggtggcactggtggcaccgGGGAGCAGCCGGGGGACATCGCGCTATGCCCGGGGGTCGCGTTTGTCCCCTCCCCATGCGACGGGCAGGTAAGGGCGGTggcggggaggggacagcggccATCGTCCccaagggctggcagggggacaggaggggacacggggTCCCTGAGCGTCACCCGTGGCTGTTTCCCAGCCCAAACCGGGGGTGATAAGCACGCGGTGGCGGCGCTGGAGGTGACACCCCGAGGGACGCGGTGGCTTCGCGGCGCCACCCGGGAGGGACCGGCGcgtgggggaaactgaggcacggtgACACCGGGGCGTCTGTGTCCCCTCCAGGGTCGGTCCGACCCAACCCGGAGCTGCCCCCCGTCCTCTGGGGACGCCCCtgtcccaaatttccccttttccccccaatttcaCCCCCTCCCCTCAACCTCCCCCGGGGGCTCCTCCCGGTGCTgcccctcccccttttttaACCCCTCCGTGCCCGGTGCTTCCCCCCCGCCCTCCCCGGGGGCGGGACCCGGGGCCGGtcccgcagcgccgccgccgccgccgccgcctccgccgctcCCGGCTGCCATTTTAAGGTGAACAAAGCGGCGGAGGAGGCGGCAGGTGAGCGGCTCCGCGGTACCGGCGACTCCCGgtaccggcaccggcaccggcagcgcGGGGAGAGGGCGGTACCGGAACGGGAGGGAGCGCCGGGGGTCTCCGCTCCCCGCTGGGAACGGGGGGGTTCGTCCTTCCCCGAGACACCGGGGGCCCCGCCGGGCTTCTCTCCGGTACCGCGGGCCGCACCGGAACCGGCCACGGGGCTCCAGAGCGGTACCGGCTCCTCACCGGCACCCGGGTCCCCGCCACCAGATCCAAAGCGGTACCGGGTCCCCACCGGGTCCGCAGCGGTACCGGCCACGGGATTCCAGAGCGGTACCGGAATACCGGCTCCGTACCGGTACCGGGCTCCCCGTCACCGCCGAAATCCCCTCCGTGCTCACCCCGGTACCGGAACCGGCCCCGCGGCTCCTCCCGTGTCCCCACAGCGGGCCGGGACCCCCGAGCCCCCGGTCCCGTCCCCGCCGGCTCCGGTCGCCGCTGCGGGTCACGGTGGCGTCCCGGGGGTCCCCGGTGGGGTCAAACCGGGGGATCCAACCGGGACCGGGGCATTGCGGATCGACGGCATCGGGAACCGGGACCCTTGGGCACCCCCAGAACTCCCCCCGAGCCCGGTACTACCGGAGCGGGAGCCCGATTTGGCTTTTCCGCAGGAATTCGCCTTTCCCGCGGggctctggggtttttttggggtctctgcaTGTCCCGCGGGGCGTCCCCACGTTCATTTGGCTGATTTTaagacccccccaaattttcctcgCGGCTCTGCCTCACGTGACCTCCGGAATTGTCGTGGTTTGGAATTATTTTGACTTTTATTGCGATTATTTCGATTTTTAATCCGGGATCAGCtcggccccccccccccccaaccccccgcCGCTTCCCATTCGGGAATTCCAAAAATCCCGATTAATTCCCTGCCACCTCcgggctgtggggacagggaggtgacaccgaGAGTCCGGCGTGGCTGGGGTGGCACCGGCTGGTGACTCACCGTGCCTCAGTTTACCCACGTAAACCCACGGCgactctgtgcctcagtttaccCATGGAACTTCTGGGGCGTCTCCAAGGATTTTGTTGGGGGGGGTCtccaggggttttttttggggggagcgGAGGGTCTCCGGATTTGTTCCTGGGGTCTCCAAGGTTTTTTATGGGCATGATCCaaggcttttttgggggggtctccgagacatttttgggggatgtttCCAGGTGTTTTTTGTGGGATCTCCAagggttttttggtggggtctccaaaggggtttttttgtgggggtctccaaggtttttttgtgggggtcTCCAaagggggttttttggtggggtctccaaaggggttttttttgtggggtctccaagatttttttgtggggtCTCCAAGATCTTTTTGTGGGAGCTCCAAGATCTTTTTGTGGGGTCTCCATGGTTTTTTTTGCGAGGGGTCTCCAGGGTTCTTTTGTGGGAAGTTTCCCagggttttctgtttgtttgtttgtttgtttgtttttgtgggctCTCCGAGCTTTTTTGGTGACTCCGACTCTGGGTGGCGactccctgcctcagtttcccgcGGTAACTCCGGCTGGGTGGCGACGGTGACAAAGGGACCAAAGTCCTTCCCTTGCCACCCTCCGCAGGTGACAGACCCGTCCGCGAGTGGCtttgtccccttgtcccctgcAGGGATGTTCACCAAGAAACCCTACGACAGCCCCGCCAGCGGCTACGGGCCACCCCCGCTCACCTCCTACGGGCCGCCCGCGGGCGACTACGGCTACGATTTCGGGGCCCGCTCGCCGCCGCCGGGCTCCTACTACGTGGAGGACGCCCCGCAGCATTTCTACCGGTGGTGGTCGCCGCCGGGGCTCGTGCGGGTGCTGGAGGCcgcagtgctgctgctctgcgtGGCCGTGTTCGCCTGCGTGGCCTCCACGCTGGCCTGGGACTACGGCTACGGCTACGGCTACGGCGGCGTGCTGGGCAGCGGCCCGGGCGGCTACTACGGCTCGGGCTACTACGGCAGCGGGGTCAACTACGGCTACGGCTACGGCGGCTACTACGGCGGCGTCACCAACCCGCGGGCGGCCAACGGCTTCATGATCGCCATGGCCGTGCTCTGCttcctggcccagctggggctcttGGTGGCCAGCCTGAGCAAGTCCAGCGGTTCGCGGTCGCGCCGTTTTTACCTGGCGGTCATCGTGGTGTGCGCCGTGCTGGCTCTGCTCATGTTGGTGGCCAGCATCGTCTACGTGGTGGGGGTCAACCCGCAGGCGCAGATGAGTGGTGGCTACTACTACAGCCCGCTGCTGGCCATGTGCAACCAGGTGTACGCCGGCGGCGCCGTGCTCAACCAGTACCTGTACCACTACTGCACCGTGGACCCGCAGGAGGTGAGCGGGGCACCGGGCACTGTGGCCACCGGGCACCGGGACCACCGGGCACCACGGCCACCGGGCACCGGGACCACCGGGCACCGCGGCCACCGGGCACCGGGGTCACTGGGCACCGGGGCCACCGGGCACCGCGGCCACCGGGCACCGCGGCCACCGGGCACCAGGACCACCGGGCACCGGGGCCACCGGCGGGGGGGACGGGGACTAccgggaggggatggggacCACTGGAGGGGACGGGGACTACTGGGAGGGAACAGGGGACAACCGCGGCACGGAGACTACTgtggggggacaggggatggggacTACTGGAGGGGAAAactttggggtttggggaaggtttggggtttggaatTTGGGTAGgacaggaaaatttgggattcaGGAATCAGCCCCGCCCCCTCACTCACcaccccaccccctcccccccccccggcTCTTCCCCGCGCCAGCCCCAAACTGCAGCGATCCCAAATCATTCCCGGGATCCCGGCCCTGGTCCCGGTTCTGGTCCCGATCCCGGTCCTGATCCCGATCCAGAACCCGGTCCCGGTCTCAGTTCAGGTCCaggtcccggtcccggtctcGGTCCAGGTCCCGGTTTTGGTCCCGGTCCTGATCctggtcccggtcccggtcccggtcccggtcccggtcccggtcccgtcCCTGGCCGGGcccgccggggccgctcccTCCGCCGGGGCTGGAACTGGAATGCGGCGCTTCCAGCCCGGCCGGTGGGACCGGGAGCGCCTGGGGCCGCCCGGGACCGGCTCGGGATGGGGCCGGAACGGGGATGGGGCCGGCTCGGGATGGGGGCCCGGGGCTGGCTCCGGGAGCCCCCAGATCCTGCCCATccttcccaaaccccaaaattttccatggtcttcccaaatcccaaaccttCCTAAATCCCAAACCTTCCCGAATCCCAAACCTTCCTAAATCCCAAACCTTACTGAATCCCAAACCTTCCTAAATCCCAAACCTTACTGAATCCCAaaccttcccaaatcccaaacatttcCCGTCCTTTCTGAATCCCAATACTTCTCAAATCCCGAATTAGAGATTTGGGGAGGACAGGGAaaggtttgggatttgggaaggtttggggtttgggaatcAGGAAGGTTTGGGGTCTGGGAAGGTTTGGCATTTGGGGAGGACAGAGAGAATCTCTGGGATCGGGCTCATCCCCCACGCGGGGATTCCCGGGCTGAGAGGGCTGAGAGGCTGAGAGCGGCAGcgccagaattcccaaattcccggaattcccgaaTCCCGCATTCCCAGGCCGTGGCCATCGCCTGCGGTTTCCtgatggtgctgctgctgtgcctcatCTGCCTCTTCGCACACAAAACCCGCAGCAAGATCTGGAAGTACGGAAAACACAACATTTATTGGGATCGCCCCCCGGCCGGCCACGAGGGGCCCGACGTGGAGGAGTGGgtgagattttggggatttgggggattttggggggtttggggaatgTGGGGAATGGGGTCCAGGGGATGCTTCCCGCCCCTTTTCCAGCGGGGTTGGAAATCCCCAAGTTTGGGATGGGTGCAaagggaggggtttgggggattggggggcaccgggagtgGATTTAGGGGATCTGGAGATTTCAGGGGGCATTTTGGGGGCTTCGGGGGGGAGTTTGGGGACTCCAAGAGGGCTTGGGGACACTGCCgggtgacaccgcggggacaccgcGTGCGGTTTCGGTCTGGCCAATGATTAACCAGGAGGTGGCACCGGGAAAAGCCGGAGTGGTGGCACCTGGAcggggaccttggggacatcccaggCTTGTGTCACCTGCTGGGCTGGCCCGGCGCGCGCTGGGGGCGGGGTGGGAATGTCACAGCGTTCCCGCGGGAAGGCTTGGGACAGTGGCTTTAGggacagccctgtccctgtcccgtgtcaccATCCCTGCCCCCATTCATGtctcctgtccccagccctgtcccctaTGTCCTCATTCCTGTCCCCTGTGTCTCCATctctgtcccctgtgtccccattcctgttcctgtcccctgtgtccccatccctgtccccattcctgtccccatccccgtcctcatccctgttcctgtccccacccctgtcccctgtgtccccacccctgtcccctgtgtccccgtgcCACCACTCCCATCCCGTTTTCCCTGGGGCCGCGCTCCCTGCGTCGCTTTtcatttgatttgatttttttggtgatttaatctggtttattttatttcccattgtGCTCTCGCCCTGTTTGTTTGGGTTCCTTCGGGTTTATTTGCTCCAGGCCCCTCCCTGGCCGAACACTTCCTGTCCCTTTTGGGGACACGCTGCCACCCCCAGGTGCCACCCGCAGATGCCACCCCCGCCTGCCACCTCCCCCGCGCTTTTTCGGGGTGTCACCCCCTTTTGGGGACATCGGagtccccaggtgccaccacggcttggggacacacctggcgGCCCCCGGGAGGGGACGGGGGAGGAAGTGGCGTGTCCGGCcggatgtccccaaggccaccaagCCGGCGGGGACCGGCGTCCGGCGCAAACAACCCACAAAGGGCCGGACggaaggggacaggggacagccgGATGTCCCTTGTCCCTCTCGGGGCCACCCCGAACCTTTTGGGTGCCACCCTGAGGGTGTCACCAACCCCGAGCTCTGTCCCTTTGTCCCTTTGTCCCTTTGTCGCAGTCTCTCCACAggggtttggggcttttggggcttttgggtttttgggttttttggggtttctggggttttttttggttttttttttagggggtttcaagggtttggggtttttttttttttggttggttttttttttgtttttgttttttttttttttttttttttttggtgggttttggttttgggggtttttggaatttttggggtttctgggttttgggatttttggggatgtgcctggaggatttgggggactcCAGGTGGGACAACAACCTCTGCTTCCCGTGGATTTTCTGTCGGATTTTTCAGGGAATTCTAGGGGATTTCTTGGTGGATTTCCAgggaattttctgggatttcttGGGCAATTCTCAGGGAACTTTCAGGGACTTCTCCGGGAATTTCGGTACAATTCTCAGGGAATTTTCAGGGATTTCTCCGGGAATTTCGGTGCAATTCTCAGGGAATTTTCTCGGGGCGTTTCTTGCCGATTTCTCCTTTATCCCAGCTGAGTTTTTCCTCCCGAAATCCAAATCCCAACCCATTCTCCAGGTGAAGAACGTGTCGGGCGGGACGAGCGTTCCGGACGAGGCCGCCACGGTCGCGTACTCGGAGAAGGGCGAGACCCCCGGGCCGGCCCCACCCTACAGCCCCCCCTCGTACAGCGACCCCCCCcaaaagggctggaaaaggtggggagggggcggcagggggaggggaaggggggaaaggggTGGGGAATGTGGGGAGGGGTCGGGAAgaggggtggggaagggagataaaagggaggaaaagggtgggaaattggggaaggggagggaaaggggtAGAAAAAGTGGGGAAGGGGCAAAAGAGGGAGGGAAATGAGAGCAGGGGTCAGGAAAAGGATGAGGGAGTcgggaaatttggggaggggtcaggAAAGGAGTGGAAAAAGTGggaaggggcaggaaagggGTGGGGAATGTGGGAGGGGTCGGGAAAGGTCGGGAAATatggggaggggatgggaaaAGGACGGGGGGTGTCGGGAAATAAGGGGGGTGGTCGGGAGAGGGTGGGGAAGGGTCTGAGGGGCCAGGAAAGGGGAGACCCCCCCAGggccgtgtccccgtgtccgaTGTCGCCGTGTCCCGGCAGTGaccctccccaggaccccccctCGCCCCCggaggaggagcaggatgctgcccctccccaccccaagccccccgcccgccgcgggcgccgccggggccggcGCCAGCCCGAGCGCGaaggctcccagtgctcccagtgctcccagtacgaCACCGAGCCCACCACGGCCGCCGAGTCCGGTGACGAGCGCGATAGCGAGCAGTGGCACAGGTGACGCTCGGGGACAGCGGGACTCCGGTGTGCCCgtgccccatgtccccgtgtTCCGTATCCGATAGCGCCAcgcccagtgtccccatgtccattttcaatgtccccagtgtcccactgtccccatgtcccattttcaatgtccccagtgtcccaatgtccccatgtcccatattcagtgtccccagtgtccccatgttcCATtttcaatgtccccaatgtccccatgtcccattcccagtgtccccagtgtccccatgtcccatattcagtgtccccagtgtcccataTCCCAtacccagtgtccccagtgtccccatgtcccaatgtccccagtgtccccagtgtccccatgtcccatattcaatgtccccactgtccccatgtcccccgtgtccccgcaggcTGTACCCCATGATCGGCTCCCCGGGCGCCTGCCATACCCAAACGTCCCCATGTCCCAAATCCCATACTCGATGTCCCTAGtgtccccagtgatgtccccaatgtccctgatgtccccgggggtgtccccgcAGGCTGTACCCCCCGATCGGGTCACCAAGCGACCGCCAGCGCTACAAGGCGGATTTCGGGGCGGAGCTGCGGCGCTACAAGGAGCTCTGCGCCCACATGGACGGGGTCAACGAGcggctggcacagctggcagcacagctggaccAGGTGCCCGAGGACAGCGCCCAGTACCAGGTGTGCCCCGCCACCCCGAGTGCCCCTTCTGCCCCTTGGCCACCCCTTTGCCACCCCCTTCTGCCCCTTTGTCACCTCCTTTTCACCCCTTTCTGCCCCTTTTTCACCCTTTTTGCCCCCTTTTCACCCCTTTTTCACCCCTTTTCAcccctttttccttctttgtgacccctttttccctccccttATTTCTCCCCCTGTTCCACCCcactgtcctgtccctgtccccctctccccctgtccccctgtccccctgtccccctgtccctgtccccctgtccctctgtccctgtccccctgtccccctgtccctgtccctgaccccgctgtccccgcaggcCCTGGCCGAGGAGTACAACCACCTCAAGGACCTGAAGCGGGTGAGTTTTTCGGGGCTGGactttttgggggggggtctcccCCCTCTTTGAGGAcatccccggtgtccccaaacATCCCCTAAATGTCCCCAAACGTGTTCCCAGAGCCCGGAGTACCAGGAGAAGAAGCGGGAATCCAAAACGCTCCGGAACAAACTCTTCCACATCAAACGGATGGTGAGCGACTACGACAAACTCCGGGGCTGACCCCACAGCCAGCGCCCCAAAAAAGGGACATTTTTAGGGggaacaccccaaaccccccccccgaCCCATCCAAAGacttttgtgccttttttttgtgttgaaaaaacccaaaattcctcaTTCTGAGCCCTCCCCAGTGCCAAGGGTGGGGGCGACTGGTGGCAGCTGTTGGTGTgactccccccaccccaaaatgtctcaaaatgtccccaaatgtcccccacACTCTTTGGGATCCCCCCAAGTGCCTTCCCCTGGTTGTAAATAgggtttttatggggtttgCACTCCCCTGGCTGCCTTaaaggggttttggggctcccaAATTGGGTTAtgtgggataaaaaaaaaacccttttggggttttgttttgtgggggggacccaaatccccaaatattTCCTAGGGAATTGGTGGGAACTGCGGGAATtgtgtaatatttttaattgttttg
Protein-coding regions in this window:
- the OCLN gene encoding occludin isoform X2; its protein translation is MPGGRVCPLPMRRAGMFTKKPYDSPASGYGPPPLTSYGPPAGDYGYDFGARSPPPGSYYVEDAPQHFYRWWSPPGLVRVLEAAVLLLCVAVFACVASTLAWDYGYGYGYGGVLGSGPGGYYGSGYYGSGVNYGYGYGGYYGGVTNPRAANGFMIAMAVLCFLAQLGLLVASLSKSSGSRSRRFYLAVIVVCAVLALLMLVASIVYVVGVNPQAQMSGGYYYSPLLAMCNQVYAGGAVLNQYLYHYCTVDPQEAVAIACGFLMVLLLCLICLFAHKTRSKIWKYGKHNIYWDRPPAGHEGPDVEEWVKNVSGGTSVPDEAATVAYSEKGETPGPAPPYSPPSYSDPPQKGWKSDPPQDPPSPPEEEQDAAPPHPKPPARRGRRRGRRQPEREGSQCSQCSQYDTEPTTAAESGDERDSEQWHRLYPPIGSPSDRQRYKADFGAELRRYKELCAHMDGVNERLAQLAAQLDQVPEDSAQYQALAEEYNHLKDLKRSPEYQEKKRESKTLRNKLFHIKRMVSDYDKLRG
- the OCLN gene encoding occludin isoform X1, which codes for MFPGVFCGISKGFLVGSPKGFFCGGLQGFFVGVSKGGFLVGSPKGFFLWGLQDFFVGSPRSFCGSSKIFLWGLHGFFCEGSPGFFCGKFPRVFCLFVCLFVFVGSPSFFGDSDSGWRLPASVSRGNSGWVATVTKGPKSFPCHPPQVTDPSASGFVPLSPAGMFTKKPYDSPASGYGPPPLTSYGPPAGDYGYDFGARSPPPGSYYVEDAPQHFYRWWSPPGLVRVLEAAVLLLCVAVFACVASTLAWDYGYGYGYGGVLGSGPGGYYGSGYYGSGVNYGYGYGGYYGGVTNPRAANGFMIAMAVLCFLAQLGLLVASLSKSSGSRSRRFYLAVIVVCAVLALLMLVASIVYVVGVNPQAQMSGGYYYSPLLAMCNQVYAGGAVLNQYLYHYCTVDPQEAVAIACGFLMVLLLCLICLFAHKTRSKIWKYGKHNIYWDRPPAGHEGPDVEEWVKNVSGGTSVPDEAATVAYSEKGETPGPAPPYSPPSYSDPPQKGWKSDPPQDPPSPPEEEQDAAPPHPKPPARRGRRRGRRQPEREGSQCSQCSQYDTEPTTAAESGDERDSEQWHRLYPPIGSPSDRQRYKADFGAELRRYKELCAHMDGVNERLAQLAAQLDQVPEDSAQYQALAEEYNHLKDLKRSPEYQEKKRESKTLRNKLFHIKRMVSDYDKLRG
- the OCLN gene encoding occludin isoform X3, with protein sequence MFTKKPYDSPASGYGPPPLTSYGPPAGDYGYDFGARSPPPGSYYVEDAPQHFYRWWSPPGLVRVLEAAVLLLCVAVFACVASTLAWDYGYGYGYGGVLGSGPGGYYGSGYYGSGVNYGYGYGGYYGGVTNPRAANGFMIAMAVLCFLAQLGLLVASLSKSSGSRSRRFYLAVIVVCAVLALLMLVASIVYVVGVNPQAQMSGGYYYSPLLAMCNQVYAGGAVLNQYLYHYCTVDPQEAVAIACGFLMVLLLCLICLFAHKTRSKIWKYGKHNIYWDRPPAGHEGPDVEEWVKNVSGGTSVPDEAATVAYSEKGETPGPAPPYSPPSYSDPPQKGWKSDPPQDPPSPPEEEQDAAPPHPKPPARRGRRRGRRQPEREGSQCSQCSQYDTEPTTAAESGDERDSEQWHRLYPPIGSPSDRQRYKADFGAELRRYKELCAHMDGVNERLAQLAAQLDQVPEDSAQYQALAEEYNHLKDLKRSPEYQEKKRESKTLRNKLFHIKRMVSDYDKLRG